GCATTTGTAGCATTCGGATTCGGATTCGAATTTGTGTTAGGATTTGCAGTTCGGTTGGCATCAGTAGGATTTACATTAGGAACAACACCTTGGCCCAGTGACTGAAGGATATTTTGTAACATTGCATTTGGATCGTTAAATTCAGTCGCATTTACAAAATTCGCAGCTCTCGGGTCATCTTCGGGTGCCGTATTCGGCTCGACCTACACAAATGTTAACAACCAGATCAATACTTCAAATGTCTGTTAAGGTATGCAATAGCATGATTGTTGGTTATATTGTGCATAAAAGTGTCTCTTATacataaataatgaaaaaataaattacatCTAAACAGAGAAAGACCTCTAAATACTACATACCATCTCTACAAAATCACTATTACATCTTGGGCAATTCCCTGGCCTTTGAAATTCATTCGAGCAAGAATGACAGTACCAAATGACCGGTTGGGACTCCATTCTCTTGCTCAAACGACCGAGCTAATTCAGTTGACGGCttcttaataaaaagctGGAAGGTAGTGGCGGGTGATCGTTCAAGTTTCGTAAAGAAGCTATGTTCTTCTATGGTATAGTACCACCATGCGTCGATAATCCAGGTTTATACACACTAGTGTTCCACCAAAACTaccatttatttttaattaattttaaaatcttgAATAACTTTAGACGTTGATCAAGTATAATAAAAGCAATCTACAAATATTCCTATTTATGCATTGGATATCGGCTATATAAAGCTCAAAATTATAAGATAAATGTAATACACGCaattaatcaaaatacAATGATATCCAAAAGTTTTGCTGCACTGTTTATAAAAATCCAGCCGGCTTTTGAATCatcttgcttttttatttatttacttaaCAGAATTTCCGAAAGGTAATTATTTGACATGGTAAAAGAGAGATGTGTTGGAAATTTCTAAAGATAGGAAGTAGTCATTTTAACATATCAGAagttaatatttttatgtattttattttatttttttctcaatgaCATCTTTCATTATGGTTTTTctgtatttattatatttttttaattttaaatttttttttttttttgttcccCATATTGGTATGCAGATAAAGGAAATTATTTCACACTTCATTTAAGCTGCTTTAAAACAGTCTAAATAACCCTGGCCATGTATTCCTAACATATCATAAGTAAGAATGTATATTAAGTATTTAACTAAATTTACTTCCTCTACTGATCTATTTAATTATACATATGATTCAAAGGTGCAAAATGCTTTAAAGCTACTGCTTCATTGACGAACAATTATATTCTACAGCAAATATGTGtaaaatgtatatatatcaTCAGAAAGTATTTTGACATGTCTTACATTCTAATGAATTCGTTTGCAACTAAAGTCTATTTTCTCATCGGGATAAGGACATTCAGTCATTGCGAAACAAAAACCTGTAAAAAGTGAATAGAATATGacataaataatatttatttcttttctagtTGACATTAGGTTAAATTGCATCAAAGACTTAGATAGCCAACTTTACCGTAACTGTCAAGAAAATCCATTTTAGCTTATGTAGGAAATTGGTGAAATCCACCGCAATCAACataagataaaaaaaaaaaatctttaaaaaaaatgcaaaaaataaaatcctTATTTCAGTCTGGTGTACCGCTCAACGGTTTTTTagctattttatttctacCTTTTTagcttttgtttacaatagATAACGAAACCattgaaatttcattaaatctGACTAACGAATGAACATCTCGTCGTTAACAACATATAACATCTCAtcgttatttatttttcaaatagaCAGTCACAAGCGTTCGAAACTTTTCATATGACACGAAATAGCAATTCGACACACTGCCAAAATGCCCTTCATCAAAGCAGTCAAGAGCAGCCCATACTTCTCACGTTACCAGACGAAATATCGTCGTCGTCGTGAGGGTAAAACCGATTATTACGCTCGTAAGCGTTTGATTGCCCAGGCCAAGAACAAGTACAATGCTCCCAAGTACCGTTTGGTCGTTCGTTTCTCCAACCGTTTCGTCACATGCCAAATAGTTTCTTCTAGAGTAAACGGTGACTATGTTCTTGCTCATGCTCACTCTTCTGAGCTCCCTCGCTACGGTATCAAATGGGGTTTGGCCAACTGGACTGCCGCCTACGCTACCGGTCTTTTGGTCGCTCGTCGTGCTCTTGCCAAGGTTGGCCTCGCTGACAAATATGAGGGTGTCACTGAACCCGAAGGTGAATTTGAGCTTACCGAGGCCATCGAGGATGGTCCTCGTCCTTTCAAGGTTTTCTTGGATGTTGGTTTGAAGCGTACTTCTACCGGTTCTCGTGTCTTTGGTGCCATGAAGGGTGCTTCTGATGGTGGATTGTTTATTCCCCACTCTCCCAACCGTTTCCCTGGTTTCGATATTGAAACCGAGGAGTTGGATGATGAGACTCTCCGCAAATATATCTATGGTGGCCATGTTGCTGAATACATGGAGATGCTtattgatgatgatgaagagCGTTATCAAAAGCAATTCTCTGGTTTGATCGCTGATGGTATTGAGAGTGATCAACTTGAGGACATCTATGCTGAGGCCTATGCCAAGATCCGTGAGGATCCCTCTTTCCAAAAGTCTGGTAAGGATGCTGCTGCTTTCAAGGCTGAGTCACTCAAGCATACTCAAAGGAAACTCACTGCTGAAGAGCGCAAGGAACGTTTCAACGCCAAGGTTATCGAGGCTGGTCGTGCTTAAGTATATCTTAAACCATTTTAATAGTATGTCCTGTTCTTTTCCGAAATTTATAGATTTCAGTAGATTTGTAGCTCTGTACATgatttttagattttatCACACGTTTTTGGTAGTTTTGCATGACGATAACTttgtaaaatcaattaGCTTGCAAATTAATTAGGTCAACAAGTTTTTGTCAATAGCTCTACATCGTATAAGGTATATCGTCTTTCCCAAAATAAGATTTTGCAAGTTCATATTGTTAGGAAATGGattgttttcaaagatgaaatattataataataattgcAATATGCAGCAGTTAAACTGAAAGCTATATTGAATTCCGCATTTACATTCGTCGATGTTTTGACTGACTGAAACACTGAACAAGTACACCTACTTGACTACAATAATAAAGCCATTATCATAAAGCACTTATCAgaagttttttttggttaacAAAATAGAGTactattttattgtttgtGAGACAAAACtcaattaatattttcttgtcCGAAATCTGCATATTTTCCTTGCAACACCCTTGGCCACCTCAGTTAGTCAAAAGTAAATCTCTTCGACTATTCttaaaagttaaaaagaaaggcaattaaaaaaaaataattaaagttCAAATATAATCCGCATTTACTTCTTTGAAGTCATATGAACTTTCCCTAACTTcgtaaatattaaaaattcaatggACAAACAAATTcccaaatttgaaattaccAGATCATCACGTATGTTTGAATTATAAGATTAGccattttaatatattaGTCTTGGACCAGTGCAAGTCATTTTTGCCAGAATTGGAGAAAGCAAATCAAACGCTACTAGAACATCCGGATTCACAACAGGACGTTCAAAATTTGTCAGATGAGAGTAATTATATAGAAATGGTAAGTTTCAGgaaaaagatgaattatgtgactaaaaaaatttcaggATTTAGCGTTAGGTGTGCTCGAAAAACAACCAGAGAACTCCATATCAGAAGATACGGAAAGCGAAATTCAGGCAAATGAAAACCAGGGAACATTGGAGCATTTAATGAATCTTTACAATTCAAGGGATCGGGAGAAGGGAAACGAAGTGACACTAACAGACTTTCTGCACGAAAAATTAAGTCGTGCGGCACAAGCGGACTTAGAACATGAAGAATCCGCGAGCATTGATCAAGATGAAATGGTTGCAATagaaacaagaaaaacaaagaaataaaaacgactaaaggaaaatttttgtatctAATGAAAATTCGTTATATTCTAGGAAAACTAatgaatcaatttttaagtGTAATATACTAATTTTGGTTCCACATCAATGTACGTTTTATGCTTTCAAACCAGTCCGCGTCTTCTTCTGTCGAATGAACTGTAGGAAATGGATACCGCGAAATGCGGACAGTCAAATAATCGCCTGGTAGCAGTTCAGTTCGATTCCTGCCATCGAAGGAAATCCTAAGAAAATGttagataaaaaaacatattttataGAAAACATCTGAAGCGGAGCACTATTTCATTAACTTACCAACTACTTTGTTGGGCATCCTGAGGAATTACAACGTGAAGAGCCATAGAATCTGGTACGTGAATGGGTCGTAAACTAAGGGAGTGTGCACATATAGGACTAACAATCATAACGGAAATATCTGGATGACATAAGGAACCACCAGCGGCAAGCTAGTATATAGTTAGtacaatataaaaaatttaatggaATTGTGGCTTACTGAATAGGCCGTGGAACCAGTAGGAGTAGAAATACATAAACCATCTGCTTTGACGGTAGTGAGATATTTGGAATCTACGTAAAGCATAATGTCACTCATAGCAGTGTTGGGACCCCTATCGATGACAACTTCATTGAGCACGACTAAGGAATCAGTAAATGTGTGTGTTTCCGTGTCTGTGGCATGAAGTGACTGAGACAAGTGCTCATCGATATTGATCCATTGTGTAcgattctttttcttcattacACGGCACTCAAATCGTGTACGAAGGTGGACGTACATTTCATTACAAATCTCCAAGATGGAAGTCTTGTACTTTTTGACATCGAAATGAGTAAGAAAACCCAATGTACCCATTGCAAAAGGCATGATTGGCGGTACAGTTCGTTGAAATAGTCGACTAGTATACAAAACAGTTCCGTCGCCGCCCAGTGTCAATACAAGATCAAAAAGCTGAGAATGCTTGGTACATAGCAGTGTTGTCCAATACTGAAtcttttcagttttttcaaagagGTCCTCCATACTTTTTTGGATAAAAACGGTTATGTTATCTAAAGAAATTAACCAATATACAAACTCTTTGAGTTTTTCTTCTACTTCTTCGTCTCCAGGCTTGGAAACGAGCAAAATCGAAGTGATGTTGGGCTTGATGGGAGTTACATCTAATCGTCGTATTAGCAAATATCCGGGAATGTCAATATCAATGTTTGCTTACgaagttttttattaattgtaCGAGTTTCCCAAACTACGTCTCGTAAAGCCTCCTGCTCGTTGATCGGTGCCTTCCTGTGCATCACCATGCAATCTGAAACGTATGGATACAACTGTGCATGAACGGAGCAATATGGAAAGCTTCCGTGATAATCATTTTCCGTTGTGGGATTTGTTGGTAAGCATGAATCATCGAATTCCGCCATGAATGCAAAAACTGCTGGGTCGCCAACAAAAAGTATCTAAATGTTTAATTGAATTGAATCACACCccaacaaataaatattattctttttcaaattaataaaataaagccAAAATATATGTGTAAGCTCTGTAAAAAGCTAAAATGGCTGCTGCCAGTATGTGTATGTATATATACTCTTTCTATATAGAGACTTAAGGTCTTACGGAAAGTGGTGGATGCGTACGTATGATAATAATGCGTAAATTATTTCGGTAAATACTTAGTTTGAGAAAATAAGACAATGATTATCAGTGTTTTATACGTAAGAATAGTCTATTTAATTAAAGTATAAGATCAACACTGACTACAATCTCCTTTTAATGTTTGAGGGGCTGACGACCCTCCTAATCTGCTTAGTAAAGCAGTTTtgagtaataaaaaagagaatttaTGTCAAGCAAGAACAAACCAGTTTAATGGATTAGGATATAAGAGTGCTCGATGGCAAAACATTTATCGAAAAAATTATGTAGGAATCCAAAAAACCTGCAAATCCAGCGTCCTCCAGCTCAGATCAGCGCTAAAATAtgtaaagtttttgaaaaatgaaatgttGTCATCCACTGAAACACTTTCTAATTGATCTTTGGTACTTTAAATCAAAACCAAAGACaacgttaaaaaatatacaatGTAACCAAggatgaaaagaaaaaagtttgaagTTGAAGGTTTAAATGGACAAGATGAGGTTTGAAGTTATAAGTTAAAGTAGACAGCTTCATGTTCGAATAGTCTAGATATACATTTGCAGAGATAAGCTTAAACAGAtctgaaaaaatttgtccCGAGTAGATGCGTTTGAATACATATTTGATGTGTTTGAACGAAATATAAGAATAGTTctcaattaaataaaatattaatgatATACGTTTAAACGGTTTGAGAGCCAAATGATCTGTTTCAGAACTCTTCGTTCATCTTATCGAATGCAGAAAAGCTAAATGAAAACGACTGCGTCACGTttaaccattttttttaaaagtgagaaactttttaaattaaactGTGAAAGGGAAATTTCGCTTAATAAACTAAAAGTTATCAACGATTATACAAAGAgtttttttccaatacCAAAGTACTTTCATTAACTGTACTAAGTCGTGATTCTAATTTACTCCTGAGAGCGAACCTTAGCACCGGCATTGGTGACCTTTACACCGAGAGCACGAGccttttcaacaatttcaaCACGCTTACGAGCAGAGACGTTACCAGCAATCTCAGCAGCATAAGTCTTGTTATGCATCAACAAGAGCTCAACATCTGAAACGTTACGGACTAGGAAAGCCTTCAATCCATTAGGCATGCAGTATCTGGTCTTCTTGTTATTTCCATAACCAATCTTGGGCATGGAAATGGTGCCACGGAAACGACGACGAACACAACTATCAATACCTCTGGGCTTTCTCCATGATTCTCCAACACGCTTGAAGCGGTCAGACTGATGGCGCTTGAAGGGCTTGGTGCGCTTCTTGATGATATTGACAGCAGCCATTTCTGTTGTGTGGGTGGAAAAGTTAGCACTTGTGTTGTGAGTGTGTTTTGGAACGAACGTGACTGCTTTTTATGGGGATGGTAGCTgagttttcattttttgcgCTATAGTTCCCAGATTTGAcatgttgaaaaagaagttaaTAATATCTCTATTTAAATGATCAATAACATTATAAAACTAAtcattcttcattttcatttctgtAATATCCCGTATTTAGCTTTGCATATCAAACTGattgcttttcttcaatgtTTCCTCCGTAACGCGAAATTGTTTCACTACCTTTAAATACCGAGCTTTTTGTAAGATACGCAAAACATACttaacaaattgaaaaataacGCACACATCCCTCTACTTTGATAATAAACTTAAAAATGTATGCGCTACATATcgatataatatttaacgGTTTCCTCAAGCGACTTCAATTTCCGATCCACGTGGCCGTTAATCCCTAAACTTGTTTAGTCAAGCGACTACCGCTCTCGCTGATCACTGACATAGCGTGTACCTTCCCGCCTCTTCCCGCTCAGTTGGATTTCTTCGTTACACCAGCTTTATTTTACACAGTTTCCTTTCTCCTCCCTCCTCTCCGTTTCTGCAATTTCCTTACCTTTTCATTAAAGGAAAAACGACAAACTTATAGTAATCTCTATGTGTTTACATACTTGATGAACCCgttgtttcctttttccttGCTTAATCCATCAACGATGTGGTCGTCCTCGCAAAACACTTCATTCGTTTGGGTGGTGATAGCGACaggtttcctttttcatttggTTCTTTTTGTACTGTCATACGTGCTGGGATGGCcctttacaaattttgGATTCTTCTCCGTGTATGGCCTACGACACACGTTCCGTAATGGAGACTCGGTTTTCATCTCGTATGTGGCACTTCGTCTGCATCGTCCTTCTACTTCCAAGCCCTATTTACTGCGCATTGTA
This portion of the Schizosaccharomyces pombe strain 972h- genome assembly, chromosome: I genome encodes:
- the rpl501 gene encoding 60S ribosomal protein uL18 translates to MPFIKAVKSSPYFSRYQTKYRRRREGKTDYYARKRLIAQAKNKYNAPKYRLVVRFSNRFVTCQIVSSRVNGDYVLAHAHSSELPRYGIKWGLANWTAAYATGLLVARRALAKVGLADKYEGVTEPEGEFELTEAIEDGPRPFKVFLDVGLKRTSTGSRVFGAMKGASDGGLFIPHSPNRFPGFDIETEELDDETLRKYIYGGHVAEYMEMLIDDDEERYQKQFSGLIADGIESDQLEDIYAEAYAKIREDPSFQKSGKDAAAFKAESLKHTQRKLTAEERKERFNAKVIEAGRA
- the new4 gene encoding protein new4; amino-acid sequence: MDKQIPKFEITRSSLLDQCKSFLPELEKANQTLLEHPDSQQDVQNLSDESNYIEMDLALGVLEKQPENSISEDTESEIQANENQGTLEHLMNLYNSRDREKGNEVTLTDFLHEKLSRAAQADLEHEESASIDQDEMVAIETRKTKK
- a CDS encoding NAD/NADH kinase yields the protein MAEFDDSCLPTNPTTENDYHGSFPYCSVHAQLYPYVSDCMVMHRKAPINEQEALRDVVWETRTINKKLHVTPIKPNITSILLVSKPGDEEVEEKLKEFVYWLISLDNITVFIQKSMEDLFEKTEKIQYWTTLLCTKHSQLFDLVLTLGGDGTVLYTSRLFQRTVPPIMPFAMGTLGFLTHFDVKKYKTSILEICNEMYVHLRTRFECRVMKKKNRTQWINIDEHLSQSLHATDTETHTFTDSLVVLNEVVIDRGPNTAMSDIMLYVDSKYLTTVKADGLCISTPTGSTAYSLAAGGSLCHPDISVMIVSPICAHSLSLRPIHVPDSMALHVVIPQDAQQSSWISFDGRNRTELLPGDYLTVRISRYPFPTVHSTEEDADWFESIKRTLMWNQN
- the rpl3202 gene encoding 60S ribosomal protein eL32, with amino-acid sequence MAAVNIIKKRTKPFKRHQSDRFKRVGESWRKPRGIDSCVRRRFRGTISMPKIGYGNNKKTRYCMPNGLKAFLVRNVSDVELLLMHNKTYAAEIAGNVSARKRVEIVEKARALGVKVTNAGAKVRSQE